A single genomic interval of Brevibacillus brevis harbors:
- a CDS encoding TolB family protein produces the protein MNGKWGKRISLFVLLVVLVTANGEAKVAAQSQQPERVNKEISVPAKIAFTSNQHLFLVDGRDATGKIMQITKDGYAQIVGWSSDGKWLLFVKYKGNDNYSTPGYVWIVRADGSQAVQVDERAVFETPKWSPKANKLAYTVNIGSNEAPRPLLIVKDVHEQGELALQSTTKADFADFA, from the coding sequence GTGAACGGAAAATGGGGGAAGCGGATCAGCCTTTTTGTCCTTTTGGTTGTACTTGTCACAGCAAACGGTGAAGCAAAGGTGGCAGCCCAAAGCCAACAGCCAGAGCGTGTGAACAAGGAAATAAGCGTTCCGGCAAAAATTGCATTTACGAGCAACCAGCATTTGTTTTTGGTGGATGGACGGGATGCGACGGGAAAGATAATGCAAATCACCAAGGATGGCTATGCACAGATCGTAGGCTGGTCGTCAGATGGCAAGTGGCTCCTGTTCGTAAAATACAAAGGCAACGACAATTACTCGACACCAGGCTACGTGTGGATCGTCAGAGCTGACGGCAGCCAAGCTGTGCAGGTAGACGAGCGAGCGGTTTTTGAAACGCCAAAATGGTCCCCGAAAGCGAACAAGCTAGCGTACACGGTAAATATCGGTAGTAATGAAGCGCCAAGACCATTGCTGATAGTAAAAGACGTCCATGAGCAGGGAGAATTAGCCTTGCAAAGTACAACGAAGGCTGATTTCGCAGATTTTGCCTGA
- a CDS encoding solute carrier family 23 protein, translating into MSQKNYIDVDETPHISRLLPLSIQHLFAMFGSTVLVPILTGLDVATALLASGIGTLLFLWITKGKLPNYLGSSFAFIGPIIVVSQSHGVGTALLGCFLSGIVYIIVAGIVKKAGVKWLDRVLPPVVIASVIVVIGLSLAGVAVDMATKVTVDGQSQMSLTSIEISLVTVVITVLAAVMLRGFLGLIPILIGMVSGYVYTLLRHPDLIHFQTVKDAPWVVGFSEMFTSHFKFAEVTSAMANPSAWIAALVIAPVAFVTLAEHLGHLLVTSKVMDRDLMKDPGLHRSLLGDGVATSLAAIMGGPPATTYGENIGVLAITKVYSRVVIGFAAVLAIMFAFAGKVSAFLMTIPTPVLGGVSIILFGIIAAQGLRMYVEHKVNFADKRNMILAAVILVTGIGGYKISFAGTGIAFLNDLTIDNIALSTFLGIILHLILPGKESAMGDAHHEEQKQIA; encoded by the coding sequence ATGAGCCAAAAAAATTACATCGATGTAGACGAAACACCACATATTTCGCGATTGCTGCCACTTAGTATTCAACATTTGTTTGCGATGTTCGGCTCGACTGTACTCGTACCGATCTTGACGGGTCTGGATGTTGCAACCGCCCTCTTGGCGAGCGGGATCGGGACACTCCTGTTCCTGTGGATCACCAAAGGAAAGCTTCCGAACTATCTCGGTTCTTCCTTCGCCTTCATTGGTCCGATTATCGTCGTGAGTCAATCGCATGGCGTAGGGACGGCACTCTTAGGCTGCTTCCTTTCCGGGATTGTGTACATCATCGTCGCCGGGATCGTGAAGAAGGCAGGAGTCAAATGGCTCGATCGGGTACTGCCACCAGTTGTCATCGCATCCGTCATCGTTGTAATCGGTCTGAGCCTGGCTGGTGTAGCAGTAGACATGGCAACGAAAGTCACTGTAGACGGTCAATCGCAAATGTCACTGACTTCCATTGAAATCTCGCTCGTTACTGTGGTCATAACAGTTCTTGCAGCGGTCATGTTGCGTGGTTTCCTTGGTCTTATCCCAATCTTGATCGGAATGGTTTCAGGTTATGTATACACACTGCTGCGTCACCCTGATCTGATTCATTTTCAAACAGTGAAAGATGCTCCTTGGGTTGTTGGATTCAGTGAAATGTTTACCTCCCACTTCAAATTCGCAGAGGTGACGAGTGCAATGGCGAATCCGAGCGCATGGATCGCTGCCCTGGTTATCGCACCAGTCGCTTTCGTCACACTGGCAGAGCATCTGGGTCACTTACTGGTAACGAGTAAAGTTATGGATCGTGATTTGATGAAAGACCCTGGACTGCACCGCAGCTTACTTGGGGATGGGGTTGCTACATCACTCGCTGCGATTATGGGCGGTCCACCTGCAACGACGTACGGTGAGAACATCGGAGTCCTTGCGATTACAAAGGTATACAGCCGCGTCGTCATCGGTTTCGCAGCCGTTCTCGCGATTATGTTTGCCTTCGCAGGTAAGGTCAGTGCCTTCTTGATGACGATCCCAACACCGGTACTTGGCGGTGTCTCCATCATCCTGTTTGGTATCATCGCGGCACAAGGCTTGCGGATGTACGTCGAGCACAAAGTGAATTTTGCAGACAAGCGCAACATGATTCTCGCAGCGGTCATCCTGGTGACGGGAATCGGCGGATACAAAATCAGTTTTGCAGGTACAGGTATCGCTTTCCTGAACGATCTGACCATCGATAATATCGCACTCTCTACCTTCCTGGGAATCATTCTGCACCTGATCCTTCCAGGAAAAGAGTCTGCGATGGGAGATGCGCACCACGAAGAACAAAAACAAATAGCCTAA
- the pyrR gene encoding bifunctional pyr operon transcriptional regulator/uracil phosphoribosyltransferase PyrR, producing the protein MINKSVIMDEAAIRRALTRIAHEIIERNKGVEDLIIVGIKTRGIYLAQRLVERIEMIENVKVPVGELDITFYRDDLQHKSEDAILQGSKLPDQITGKTVILVDDVLYTGRTVRAALDALIDNGRPRMIQLAVLVDRGHRELPIRPDFVGKNLPTARTEIVDVQLAEVDVMDIVSIRQLL; encoded by the coding sequence ATGATCAACAAAAGCGTCATTATGGATGAAGCGGCAATCCGCCGCGCGCTCACTCGAATCGCACATGAAATTATCGAGCGAAACAAAGGCGTCGAGGATCTCATTATCGTGGGTATTAAGACCAGAGGGATCTACCTCGCACAACGTCTTGTGGAAAGAATCGAAATGATTGAAAATGTGAAAGTCCCAGTCGGTGAGCTGGACATTACGTTCTATCGTGACGATCTGCAACACAAGTCCGAAGATGCCATTTTGCAAGGCTCCAAGCTCCCGGATCAAATCACAGGCAAGACTGTGATTCTGGTGGATGATGTTCTCTACACAGGAAGAACCGTGCGTGCCGCATTGGATGCACTGATTGACAACGGTCGCCCACGAATGATTCAACTGGCTGTTCTGGTTGATCGCGGTCACCGCGAACTGCCAATCCGCCCTGACTTCGTCGGAAAAAACCTCCCAACTGCTCGAACGGAAATTGTCGATGTACAATTGGCAGAAGTGGACGTTATGGACATTGTGTCCATCCGACAGCTACTGTAA
- the lspA gene encoding signal peptidase II gives MLYYLIAAVIIALDQFTKYLVVKYMELGESIPLIADVFHLTSHRNMGAAFGILQNRRWFFIVITTIVVIGIVISLIRLGKKQPRASLALSLVLGGAVGNFIDRAMTGQVVDFLDFTLINFPIFNVADMAITIGVGILLLDVFLDGKKNR, from the coding sequence TTGTTGTACTATCTCATTGCGGCAGTAATTATTGCGCTTGATCAGTTTACAAAGTATTTAGTCGTGAAGTATATGGAATTGGGAGAATCCATTCCTTTGATCGCGGACGTATTTCATCTAACTTCCCATCGAAACATGGGAGCGGCGTTTGGCATCCTGCAAAATCGACGTTGGTTTTTTATTGTCATCACCACTATCGTTGTGATTGGGATTGTCATCTCCTTGATTCGCTTGGGAAAAAAACAACCTCGTGCATCGTTGGCGCTGTCATTGGTCTTGGGTGGAGCCGTCGGGAATTTCATTGATCGTGCGATGACCGGTCAAGTTGTAGATTTTCTCGATTTTACGTTGATTAACTTCCCGATCTTTAACGTGGCTGATATGGCCATCACGATTGGTGTGGGGATTTTGCTTCTCGATGTTTTTCTGGATGGGAAGAAAAACAGATAG
- a CDS encoding VOC family protein: protein MLKRLAHVTLYVHDCEEALRFYTEKLGFEKRMDSRMDDGSRWLTVGLPGEEIEIVLHDPTHWHREDVAQEMLRQVGKNPMWVWQTDDFGSTYETLRQRGVKFVSEPSEVMYGIEVVFEDLYGNRFLLLQPVFL from the coding sequence GTGCTAAAAAGATTAGCGCATGTGACGCTGTACGTTCACGATTGTGAAGAGGCATTGCGGTTTTACACGGAAAAACTCGGTTTTGAAAAACGCATGGATTCTCGTATGGATGATGGTTCTCGGTGGCTCACTGTCGGTCTTCCAGGGGAGGAGATAGAGATCGTATTGCATGACCCTACCCATTGGCATCGGGAAGACGTTGCGCAGGAAATGCTTCGTCAGGTCGGCAAAAATCCAATGTGGGTTTGGCAGACGGATGATTTTGGGTCTACATACGAAACACTGCGTCAACGTGGCGTGAAGTTTGTGAGTGAACCAAGCGAAGTGATGTATGGCATTGAGGTTGTTTTCGAGGATCTGTATGGCAATCGTTTTTTGTTGTTGCAGCCAGTCTTCCTATGA
- a CDS encoding dihydroorotase, with translation MGIILGNGNVLNQAGELTPMEILVEKGRITAMGETLDREGHEWIDCHGGMISAGLIDVHVHLREPGFEHKETIETGAKAAVQGGFTTIACMPNTRPSIDSVETVIYILDKASEAGMARVIPYGAITVRQLGKELTDFAGLKEAGIFALTDDGVGVQSTAMMKTAMQKAAELGIAIVAHCEDEDLLIPGAALHDGVVAARHGLPGIPSESESIHVGRDILLAEQTGVHYHVCHISAKESVRLVRDGKRAGVNVTCEVSPHHLLLCDEDIPDNLDTNWKMNPPLRSREDRAALIAGLKDGTIDMIATDHAPHTQEEKANGINRAPFGIVGLETAFPLLYTNLVQTGELTLKKLVELLTVKPAEAFKLPYGRLEVGAPADLTVIDLETEKTIDPSTFASKGINTPFAGWACKGWPTLTLVDGKIVYQNV, from the coding sequence ATGGGAATCATCCTTGGCAACGGCAACGTACTAAATCAGGCGGGGGAACTCACCCCGATGGAAATATTGGTGGAAAAGGGAAGAATCACAGCGATGGGGGAAACGCTCGATCGCGAGGGGCATGAATGGATCGATTGCCATGGCGGTATGATTAGCGCGGGTCTCATCGATGTCCACGTACATCTGCGTGAGCCAGGCTTTGAACATAAAGAAACGATCGAAACAGGGGCAAAAGCAGCGGTACAAGGCGGGTTTACAACAATAGCATGCATGCCGAACACACGACCTTCCATCGACAGTGTCGAGACAGTGATCTACATTTTGGACAAAGCGAGCGAGGCTGGTATGGCGCGCGTGATCCCGTATGGTGCGATCACTGTTCGCCAATTGGGAAAAGAACTGACGGATTTCGCTGGGTTAAAAGAAGCAGGAATCTTCGCGCTGACAGATGATGGTGTGGGTGTGCAATCAACAGCGATGATGAAAACGGCCATGCAAAAAGCAGCAGAGCTCGGTATCGCAATTGTCGCTCACTGTGAAGACGAAGACCTGTTGATCCCGGGAGCAGCTTTGCATGACGGGGTGGTAGCAGCTCGACACGGTCTCCCTGGAATTCCTTCTGAGTCAGAATCCATCCATGTTGGTCGCGATATCTTGCTGGCAGAACAGACAGGTGTGCACTACCACGTATGCCACATCAGCGCGAAAGAGTCGGTGCGTCTGGTACGAGACGGGAAACGCGCTGGCGTAAATGTAACGTGTGAAGTCAGTCCGCACCACCTCTTGCTGTGCGATGAGGATATCCCGGACAATCTGGATACGAATTGGAAAATGAACCCGCCGCTGCGCTCTCGAGAGGATCGCGCTGCACTGATTGCGGGATTGAAAGACGGCACCATCGATATGATCGCCACAGACCATGCTCCACACACCCAAGAGGAAAAAGCAAACGGGATAAACCGCGCACCATTCGGAATCGTCGGATTGGAGACAGCATTCCCGCTCCTCTACACAAATCTCGTTCAAACGGGAGAGCTGACCTTGAAGAAGCTGGTTGAACTATTGACCGTGAAGCCAGCAGAAGCATTCAAACTGCCATACGGACGCCTGGAAGTAGGCGCACCAGCAGACCTGACTGTGATTGATCTGGAAACGGAAAAAACAATTGACCCAAGCACATTCGCAAGTAAAGGAATCAACACACCATTTGCAGGCTGGGCATGCAAAGGCTGGCCGACCCTGACGCTGGTAGATGGGAAGATCGTATATCAAAACGTGTAA
- the carB gene encoding carbamoyl-phosphate synthase large subunit, which yields MPKQDNLKKILVIGSGPIVIGQAAEFDYAGTQACEALKEEGMEVVLINSNPATIMTDTNMADKVYIEPITPEFVARVIRQEKPDGLLPTLGGQTGLNMAVALSEAGVLEQENVKLLGTKLESIKQAEDRDLFRSLMNELGEPVPESVIVSTVEEAVDFANEIGYPIIVRPAYTLGGTGGGICDDEETLREIVASGLKYSPITQCLIEKSIAGMKEIEYEVMRDANDNCIVVCNMENIDPVGVHTGDSIVVAPSQTLADREYQMLRTSALNIIRALGIEGGCNVQYALDPHSFQYYVIEVNPRVSRSSALASKATGYPIAKMAAKIAIGYTLDELKNPVTGQTYACFEPTLDYIVSKIPRWPFDKFQSANRKLGTQMKATGEVMAIGRTFEESIMKAIRSLEIGSYHIEIKGADEISEEDLKARLVHADDERLFLLAEALRRGWTIEQLHNLTKIDLFFLHKFHKMIAFEAELAKGLTSEKLYEAKRMGFTDRKIAELCGETEEAVYAMRMEKGFVPVYKMVDTCAAEFEAQTPYYYSAYEVEDERIETGKKRVVVLGSGPIRIGQGIEFDYATVHAVWALREAGYEAVIINNNPETVSTDFNTSDRLYFEPLYIEDVMNILDVEKPEGVIVQFGGQTAINLADKLAARGIKILGTSLENIDAAENREKFEALLRELDIAQPPGKTVTSVEQAVVAAEGLGFPVLVRPSYVLGGRAMEIVYNQSELLEYMEKAVKVNPDHPVLVDRYMVGVEAEVDAICDGENVLIPGIMEHIERAGVHSGDSIAVYPPQSLSQAIKDELIDMTTKLARALQIKGLLNIQFVIYKDRPYVIEVNPRSSRTVPFLSKVTGIPMANIATKAILGHSIIDQGFTPGYHPEESMVSVKVPVFSFAKLRRVDITLGPEMKSTGEVMGRESTLAKALYKGLVAAGMNIPTQGTLLVTVADKDKEEALDIVKRFRHLGFKLMATAGTADYLEQAGLQVTRVSKLSEGTPNLLDVIHTGEANIVLNTLTKGKTPQRDGFRIRREAVENGAVCLTSLDTASALLHVLETITFSTEAMPAQRAGAKVAVTV from the coding sequence ATGCCAAAACAAGATAATCTGAAAAAAATCCTCGTAATCGGCTCTGGACCTATCGTCATCGGGCAGGCTGCAGAATTTGACTATGCAGGCACGCAAGCATGTGAAGCGTTAAAAGAAGAGGGCATGGAGGTAGTGCTGATCAACTCCAACCCGGCGACTATCATGACCGATACTAACATGGCGGACAAAGTGTATATCGAACCGATCACACCTGAATTCGTAGCGCGAGTCATTCGCCAAGAGAAGCCGGATGGACTACTGCCTACGCTTGGGGGTCAAACAGGTTTGAACATGGCTGTTGCCCTCTCAGAAGCAGGCGTTCTCGAGCAAGAAAATGTAAAGCTGCTCGGTACCAAGCTGGAATCGATCAAGCAAGCAGAAGACCGCGACCTGTTCCGCTCCCTCATGAATGAGCTGGGCGAGCCAGTACCTGAATCAGTCATCGTGAGCACGGTAGAAGAAGCTGTCGATTTTGCAAACGAAATCGGTTATCCCATCATCGTTCGTCCTGCCTACACCTTGGGTGGTACAGGCGGCGGAATTTGTGATGATGAAGAAACCCTCCGCGAGATCGTCGCAAGCGGATTGAAATACTCCCCGATTACGCAATGCTTGATCGAGAAAAGCATTGCTGGTATGAAAGAAATCGAGTACGAAGTGATGCGGGATGCCAACGATAACTGCATCGTCGTCTGCAACATGGAAAACATCGACCCAGTCGGCGTGCATACAGGTGACTCCATCGTAGTAGCGCCTAGCCAAACACTGGCTGATCGCGAGTATCAAATGCTGCGCACATCCGCACTGAACATCATCCGGGCGCTCGGTATCGAGGGTGGCTGCAACGTACAATACGCACTCGACCCGCACAGCTTCCAGTACTACGTGATCGAAGTGAACCCGCGTGTGAGCCGCTCTTCTGCACTGGCTTCCAAGGCAACTGGCTATCCAATCGCAAAAATGGCAGCAAAAATCGCAATCGGCTACACGTTGGATGAACTGAAAAATCCGGTGACAGGCCAAACATACGCATGCTTCGAGCCAACACTGGACTACATCGTCAGCAAAATCCCACGCTGGCCGTTCGACAAGTTCCAATCCGCGAACCGCAAGCTCGGTACGCAAATGAAGGCAACTGGAGAAGTCATGGCGATCGGTCGGACTTTTGAAGAATCGATCATGAAAGCCATCCGTTCCTTGGAAATCGGCAGCTATCACATCGAGATCAAGGGAGCAGACGAAATCAGCGAGGAAGATTTGAAAGCACGACTGGTGCACGCGGATGACGAACGCCTCTTCCTGCTGGCAGAAGCACTGCGCCGTGGCTGGACGATCGAACAACTGCACAACCTGACCAAGATCGATCTGTTCTTCCTGCACAAGTTCCATAAAATGATTGCCTTTGAAGCGGAACTGGCAAAAGGCTTGACGAGCGAAAAGCTGTACGAAGCAAAACGCATGGGCTTCACGGACCGCAAAATTGCCGAGCTATGCGGTGAGACAGAAGAAGCGGTATACGCAATGCGCATGGAAAAAGGCTTTGTACCTGTATATAAAATGGTAGATACTTGCGCGGCAGAATTCGAAGCGCAAACACCGTACTACTACTCCGCGTATGAAGTAGAAGACGAGCGCATCGAGACTGGCAAGAAGCGCGTGGTCGTGCTGGGCTCCGGACCAATCCGCATCGGTCAAGGCATCGAGTTTGACTATGCGACTGTCCACGCTGTCTGGGCACTGAGAGAAGCGGGCTATGAGGCAGTGATCATCAACAACAACCCGGAGACCGTTTCTACAGACTTCAACACTTCTGATCGCCTGTACTTCGAGCCACTGTACATCGAAGACGTCATGAACATTCTCGATGTGGAAAAACCAGAGGGTGTCATCGTACAATTCGGCGGGCAAACCGCGATCAACCTGGCTGACAAGCTGGCTGCACGCGGAATCAAAATCTTGGGTACGAGTCTGGAAAACATCGACGCAGCGGAAAATCGTGAGAAGTTCGAAGCGCTGCTGCGCGAGCTGGATATCGCCCAACCACCAGGCAAAACGGTTACGTCAGTCGAGCAGGCAGTCGTGGCAGCAGAAGGTCTTGGCTTCCCGGTACTGGTTCGCCCTTCCTACGTACTTGGAGGACGCGCGATGGAAATCGTCTACAACCAGTCCGAGCTGTTAGAGTACATGGAAAAAGCGGTGAAGGTAAATCCTGATCACCCTGTACTGGTAGACCGTTACATGGTCGGAGTAGAAGCGGAAGTCGATGCGATCTGCGACGGCGAAAACGTCCTGATTCCAGGCATTATGGAGCATATCGAACGCGCAGGGGTGCACTCCGGTGACTCTATCGCTGTATATCCTCCGCAATCCTTGTCCCAAGCGATCAAGGATGAGCTGATCGACATGACGACGAAGCTGGCGCGTGCCCTGCAAATCAAAGGCTTGCTCAACATCCAGTTCGTCATCTATAAAGACCGCCCATACGTAATCGAGGTCAATCCGCGTTCGTCCCGTACGGTGCCATTCCTCTCCAAAGTTACGGGGATTCCAATGGCGAACATCGCAACGAAAGCGATCCTTGGTCACTCTATCATCGATCAAGGCTTTACACCGGGCTACCATCCAGAGGAGTCGATGGTTTCTGTCAAAGTACCAGTCTTCTCCTTCGCAAAGCTGCGCCGTGTCGATATTACGCTCGGCCCTGAAATGAAATCGACCGGAGAAGTCATGGGACGCGAGAGCACACTGGCAAAAGCGTTGTACAAAGGCTTGGTTGCAGCAGGCATGAATATCCCGACACAAGGCACCTTGCTCGTGACAGTTGCTGATAAAGACAAGGAAGAAGCGCTAGACATCGTGAAACGCTTCCGCCACCTCGGCTTCAAGCTAATGGCGACCGCAGGCACAGCCGATTATTTGGAGCAAGCGGGACTGCAAGTCACACGTGTAAGCAAATTGTCCGAAGGCACGCCAAACCTGTTGGATGTCATCCATACAGGCGAAGCGAACATCGTGCTCAATACACTGACAAAAGGCAAAACACCGCAACGCGACGGCTTCCGCATTCGTCGGGAAGCAGTAGAGAACGGCGCCGTATGCTTGACTTCACTCGATACAGCTTCCGCTCTCCTGCACGTACTGGAGACGATCACATTCTCTACAGAAGCAATGCCAGCCCAGCGTGCTGGTGCCAAAGTGGCAGTAACCGTATAA
- a CDS encoding aspartate carbamoyltransferase catalytic subunit: MKNVAHLIGLKDLSKEQIIQLLERAEYWAARPTEQADILRGRFVANLFFEASTRTRFSFEVAQKRLGAHVLNFIPETSSTVKGETVYDTIRTLEAMGVEAAVIRTKKEGLLQELAESVDLKLINAGDGTNEHPTQCLLDLLTMKRQFGKLSGLTVAIIGDLRHSRVLGSHLHALPKLGVNLLLSGPATMMPAHIPQGVKIVEMEEAVQTADVVMMLRVQLERHAESLYLSKEEYHKAHGLTLERAKMMKSGAVIMHPAPVNRGVEIHTDLVECETSLIQTQVTNGVAARMAVLETLLKGSEMTWESSLATATY, encoded by the coding sequence ATGAAAAATGTAGCGCACCTGATTGGCCTCAAAGACTTATCGAAAGAACAGATCATCCAGCTCCTCGAGCGAGCAGAGTATTGGGCTGCCAGACCAACTGAGCAAGCGGATATCCTGCGCGGACGGTTTGTCGCGAATCTGTTCTTCGAGGCCAGCACCAGAACTCGCTTCTCTTTTGAAGTAGCACAAAAGCGACTGGGCGCACATGTTTTGAACTTCATACCGGAAACCTCCTCTACCGTAAAAGGCGAAACGGTCTATGACACGATCCGCACCTTGGAAGCAATGGGCGTGGAAGCAGCCGTGATCCGCACCAAGAAGGAAGGCCTGCTGCAAGAGTTAGCTGAAAGCGTAGACCTGAAGCTGATCAACGCAGGGGATGGAACGAATGAGCACCCGACTCAATGCCTGCTCGATCTTTTGACCATGAAAAGGCAGTTTGGCAAGCTCTCTGGTCTCACGGTAGCGATCATCGGAGACCTGCGCCACAGCCGTGTGCTTGGTTCTCACCTGCATGCGTTGCCGAAGCTCGGCGTGAATCTGCTGCTCTCAGGCCCAGCTACGATGATGCCAGCACATATCCCGCAAGGTGTCAAAATCGTGGAAATGGAAGAAGCGGTTCAAACCGCAGATGTGGTCATGATGCTGCGTGTGCAGCTGGAGCGCCATGCGGAGTCCCTCTACTTATCGAAGGAAGAGTACCACAAGGCACACGGGCTCACTCTGGAAAGAGCCAAAATGATGAAGTCCGGCGCAGTTATCATGCATCCGGCACCCGTCAATCGCGGGGTTGAGATTCATACCGATTTGGTAGAATGCGAAACGTCCTTGATCCAAACCCAAGTGACCAACGGAGTCGCAGCAAGAATGGCAGTTCTAGAAACTCTTTTGAAAGGGAGCGAAATGACATGGGAATCATCCTTGGCAACGGCAACGTACTAA
- a CDS encoding RluA family pseudouridine synthase has translation MNDTQLFERYDWTVEPADTSERIDKFITLQNEDWSRSQVQAWVKEGRVTVNGEPIKNNYKLQAEDEVTLRVPPPKEMAIQPEEMSLDIVYEDSDVVVVNKPRGLVVHPAPGHYSGTLVNGLLAHCKDLSGINGVLRPGIVHRIDKDTSGLLMVAKNDKAHMGLAEQLKAHTVNRKYVAIVHGVIPHEMGTIEAPIGRDPKNRQQMAVVFENSKPAVTHFIVLERFKEYTLVELKLETGRTHQIRVHMKYIGYPLAGDPKYGPKNTLELDGQALHAKTLGFIHPRTGEQLEFEAPMPKEMLDVIEVLRQA, from the coding sequence ATGAATGACACGCAATTATTTGAACGTTACGATTGGACGGTAGAGCCAGCAGATACGAGCGAGCGCATCGACAAGTTTATCACGCTGCAAAATGAAGATTGGTCCCGTTCACAGGTGCAGGCTTGGGTGAAGGAAGGCCGTGTCACTGTAAATGGTGAACCGATCAAAAACAACTACAAGCTGCAGGCAGAGGACGAAGTGACCCTCCGTGTTCCGCCGCCAAAAGAAATGGCGATCCAGCCAGAAGAGATGTCGCTTGATATTGTATACGAGGATAGCGATGTCGTGGTCGTGAATAAACCACGTGGTCTCGTCGTGCATCCTGCTCCTGGTCATTACAGTGGGACACTCGTTAATGGACTTTTGGCTCATTGCAAGGATTTGTCCGGAATCAATGGCGTTTTGCGTCCGGGAATTGTGCATCGCATTGACAAGGATACATCCGGCCTGTTGATGGTAGCCAAAAACGACAAGGCTCACATGGGTTTGGCTGAACAATTGAAAGCACATACGGTAAACCGGAAGTATGTCGCGATTGTTCATGGTGTCATCCCGCATGAAATGGGAACGATTGAAGCGCCGATCGGGCGCGATCCGAAAAATCGCCAGCAAATGGCCGTCGTCTTTGAAAACAGCAAGCCGGCTGTTACGCATTTTATCGTGCTGGAGCGTTTCAAGGAGTACACGTTGGTGGAATTGAAACTCGAAACAGGACGTACCCATCAAATTCGCGTACACATGAAGTACATTGGCTATCCACTGGCGGGCGATCCGAAATACGGTCCGAAAAATACGTTGGAGCTCGATGGACAAGCTCTACATGCGAAAACACTGGGCTTCATCCATCCCCGTACCGGAGAACAGCTCGAGTTCGAAGCACCAATGCCGAAGGAAATGCTTGACGTCATCGAAGTTCTCAGACAAGCGTAA
- a CDS encoding carbamoyl phosphate synthase small subunit — protein MRARLILEDGTEFIGTAFGATKESYGEVVFNTGLTGYQEVLSDPSYCGQIVTMTYPLIGNYGINRDDFEAVRPYIHGFVVREHCEAPSNWRNTNTLDELLKTYDIPGIAGVDTRMLTRKIRYHGTMKGMITTSEAPLTELVAALNGTTLMTDQVSRVSTKSVFSCPGTGHRVVLVDFGAKHGILRELTKRNCDVVVVPYNVTAEEIRRIQPDGILLSNGPGDPKDVPQAVEMIREILGEYPLFGICLGHQLFALASGADTTKMKFGHRGGNHPVKELPTGRTYITSQNHSYAVKEDSLASTELEVTHIALNDGTVEGVRHAAKNAFSVQYHPEAAPGPYDSGYLFDQFLAMMETAKEEKTHAKTR, from the coding sequence ATGCGTGCAAGATTGATCTTGGAAGACGGAACAGAATTTATCGGGACGGCATTTGGAGCGACAAAGGAGTCCTACGGGGAAGTGGTTTTCAATACAGGGCTGACTGGCTATCAGGAGGTTTTGTCCGACCCATCCTACTGCGGACAGATTGTCACCATGACATACCCGCTGATCGGAAATTACGGGATCAATCGAGACGACTTTGAAGCTGTTCGTCCATACATTCACGGCTTCGTTGTTCGCGAGCATTGCGAAGCACCGAGCAACTGGCGCAATACGAACACACTCGATGAACTGCTGAAAACATACGACATCCCGGGGATTGCGGGAGTCGACACTCGAATGCTGACGAGAAAAATCCGTTACCACGGCACGATGAAGGGTATGATTACAACCAGTGAAGCCCCATTGACTGAATTGGTTGCTGCCCTAAACGGCACGACATTGATGACAGACCAAGTATCACGCGTTTCTACGAAAAGCGTCTTTAGCTGTCCAGGAACAGGTCATCGGGTAGTGCTGGTAGACTTCGGAGCCAAGCACGGGATTTTGCGCGAGTTGACCAAGCGCAACTGCGACGTAGTCGTCGTGCCTTACAATGTGACAGCAGAAGAAATTCGCCGCATTCAGCCGGACGGGATACTCTTGTCCAATGGCCCTGGGGACCCGAAGGACGTACCGCAAGCCGTCGAGATGATTCGCGAAATCTTGGGTGAATATCCTCTGTTCGGAATTTGCCTCGGTCACCAGTTGTTTGCACTAGCATCTGGCGCTGACACGACGAAAATGAAATTCGGACACCGTGGCGGCAACCATCCGGTAAAAGAGCTGCCAACCGGACGCACATATATCACATCCCAGAACCACAGCTATGCAGTCAAAGAAGACTCACTGGCAAGCACGGAACTGGAAGTTACACATATCGCACTGAATGATGGCACCGTCGAAGGTGTACGTCATGCAGCGAAGAATGCATTCTCAGTACAGTACCATCCAGAAGCAGCTCCAGGACCGTATGATTCCGGCTACCTGTTCGACCAGTTTCTTGCGATGATGGAAACCGCTAAGGAGGAAAAAACTCATGCCAAAACAAGATAA